The nucleotide sequence ACTCTTTGACAATTTGAGTTCCAGTTTTGCCCTCCAATGCTTCAACTGCTTTATCAAGTGCAGCAATGACAGCTCTTTCACCGCCCCATTCTACAAATCTTATTGCTGCAAGAACTTTAGGCCCCATACTGCCCTTCTTGAAGTGTCCCTCTTCATAATACTTTTTGAGCTCATCAACTGTAACTTTATGGAGCCATTTTTCATTCGGCTTTCCATAGTTTATTGCTGCCCCATTCACATCCGTGAGAATCATGAAGATATCGGCATTAACAACCTCAGCCAACTTTTCTCCTGCCAAATCCTTATCAATTACAGCCTCAACACCTTTGAGCTGTCCGTTTTCCTCTATGACAGGAATTCCTCCACCACCGGAGGCTATGACAATGAAACCCTTTTTGACCAAATCTCTGATTATGTCCTTCTCAATTATATCCTTGGGATCCGGTGATGGAACAACCCTTCTCCATCCCCTACCAGCATCTTCTACAATAACCCATCCCTTCTCTTTGGCAAGCTTTCTGGCTGTTTCCTCATCGTAGAATGGCCCAACTGGCTTAGAGGGGTTTTGGAAAGCCGGATCGTTTTTATCAACCAAAACCTGGGTTACAA is from Thermococcus paralvinellae and encodes:
- the arcC gene encoding carbamate kinase, producing the protein MRKRVVIALGGNAILQRGQKGTYEEQMENVRKTAKQIVDIILDNNYEVVITHGNGPQVGALLLHMDAGQQLYGIPAQPMDVAGAMTQGQIGYMIQQAITNELKRRGIYKPVATVVTQVLVDKNDPAFQNPSKPVGPFYDEETARKLAKEKGWVIVEDAGRGWRRVVPSPDPKDIIEKDIIRDLVKKGFIVIASGGGGIPVIEENGQLKGVEAVIDKDLAGEKLAEVVNADIFMILTDVNGAAINYGKPNEKWLHKVTVDELKKYYEEGHFKKGSMGPKVLAAIRFVEWGGERAVIAALDKAVEALEGKTGTQIVKE